Proteins encoded within one genomic window of Rhinolophus sinicus isolate RSC01 linkage group LG14, ASM3656204v1, whole genome shotgun sequence:
- the SETDB1 gene encoding histone-lysine N-methyltransferase SETDB1 isoform X2 has translation MEDNSMSSLPGCLGLDAATAAVESEEIAELQQAVVEELGISMEELRQFIDEELEKMDCVQQRKKQLAELETWVIQKESEVAHVDQLFDDASRAVTNCESLVKDFYSKLGLQYRDSSSEDEASRPTEIIEIPDEDDDVLSIDSGDAGSRTPKDQKLREAMAALRKSAQDVQKFMDAVNKKSSSQELHKGTLSQIPGELSKDGDLIVSMRILGKKRTKTWHKGTLIAIQTVGPGKKYKVKFDNKGKSLLSGNHIAYDYHPPADKLYVGSRVVAKYKDGNQVWLYAGIVAETPNVKNKLRFLIFFDDGYASYVTQSELYPICRPLKKTWEDIEDISCRDFIEEYITAYPNRPMVLLKSGQLIKTEWEGTWWKSRVEEVDGSLVRILFLDDKRCEWIYRGSTRLEPMFSMKTSSASTLEKKQGGQLRTRPNMGAVRSKGPVVQYTQDLTSTGTQFKPMELPQPTAPPAPPATPTPPAPPAPPLSPQAGDTDLESQLAQSRKQVAKKSTSFRPGSVGSGHSSPTSPALSENVPGGKPGINQTYRSPLGSTTAAPAPLAPPAPPAPPVPPAPSAPPALPALPAFPAFHGMLERAPAEPSYRAPMEKLFYLPHVCSYTCLSRVRPIRSEQYRGKNPLLVPLLYDFRRMTARRRVNRKMGFHVIYKTPCGLCLRTMQEIERYLFETGCDFLFLEMFCLDPYVLVDRKFQPFKPFYYILDITYGKEDVPLSCVNEIDTTPPPQVAYSKERIPGKGVFINTGPEFLVGCDCKDGCRDKSKCACHQLTIQATACTPGGQTNPNSGYQYKRLEECLPTGVYECNKRCNCDPNMCTNRLVQHGLQVRLQLFKTQNKGWGIRCLDDIAKGSFVCIYAGKILTDDFADKEGLEMGDEYFANLDHIESVENFKEGYESDAPCSSDSSGVDLKDQEDGNSGTEDPEESNDDSSDDNFCKDEDFSTSSVWRSYATRRQTRGQKENGLSETASKDSRPPDLGPPHLPVPLAMPLGGCNPPSSEETPKNKVASWLSCNSVSEGGFADSDSRSSYKTSEGGDGRAGGGRGEAEKASTSGLGLKEEGDIKPAKKEDPDDRPKMSMVTESSRNYGYNPSPMKMEGLRRPPSKTSMHQSRRLVASAQSHPDDVLTLSSSTESEGESGTSRKPTAGQTSATAVDSDDIQTISSGSEGDDFEDKKNMSGPMKRQVAVKSTRGFALKSTHGIAIKSTNMASAEKGESAPIRKNTRQFYDGEESCYIIDAKLEGNLGRYLNHSCSPNLFVQNVFVDTHDLRFPWVAFFASKRIRAGTELTWDYNYEVGSVEGKELLCCCGAIECRGRLL, from the exons ATGG AGGACAACAGCATGTCCTCCCTCCCTGGGTGCCTTGGGTTGGATGCAGCCACAGCTGCGGTGGAGTCCGAAGAGATTGCAGAGCTGCAGCAAGCAGTGGTTGAGGAGCTAGGCATCTCAATGGAAGAACTGCGGCAGTTCATCgatgaagaactggaaaagatGGACTGTGTACAGCAGCGCAAGAAGCAGCTGGCAGAGTTGGAGACGTGGGTCATACAGAAGGAATCTGAGGTGGCCCATGTTGACCAGCTCTTTGATGATGCATCCAG GGCAGTGACTAATTGTGAGTCTTTGGTGAAGGACTTTTACTCCAAACTGGGACTACAGTACCGGGACAGTAGCTCCGAGGACGAAGCTTCCCGGCCCACAGAAATAATTGAGATTcctgatgaagatgatgatgtcCTCAGTATTGATTCAG GTGATGCTGGGAGCAGAACTCCAAAAGACCAGAAG CTCCGTGAAGCGATGGCTGCCTTACGGAAGTCGGCTCAGGATGTGCAGAAGTTCATGGATGCTGTGAACAAGAAGAGCAGTTCCCAGGAGCTCCATAAAG GGACTTTGAGTCAGATACCCGGAGAACTAAGCAAAGACGGGGACCTGATAGTCAGCATGCGCATTCTGGGCAAGAAGAGAACTAAGACGTGGCACAAAGGAACCCTCATTGCCATCCAGACGGTCG gGCCAGGAAAGAAGTACAAGGTGAAATTTGACAACAAGGGAAAGAGTCTGCTGTCGGGGAACCATATTGCCTATGATTACCACCCTCCTGCTGACAAGCTGTATGTGGGCAGTCGAGTGGTGGCCAAGTACAAAGACGGGAATCAGGTCTGGCTCTATGCTGGCATTGTAGCTGAGACACCAAACGTCAAAAACAAGCTCAG gtttctcattttctttgatgATGGCTACGCTTCCTACGTCACACAGTCTGAACTGTATCCCATTTGCCGGCCAC TGAAAAAGACGTGGGAGGACATAGAAGACATCTCCTGCCGAGACTTCATAGAGGAGTACATCACCGCTTACCCCAACCGACCCATGGTGCTGCTCAAGAGTGGCCAGCTTATCAAGACTGAGTGGGAGGGCACGTGGTGGAAGTCCCGAGTGGAGGAGGTGGACGGCAGCCTGGTCAGGATCCTCTTCCTG GATGACAAAAGATGTGAATGGATCTACCGAGGCTCTACACGGCTGGAGCCCATGTTCAGCATGAAGACATCCTCGGCCTCTACCCTGGAGAAGAAGCAAGGGGGACAGCTCCGGACACGTCCCAATATGG GTGCTGTGAGGAGCAAAGGCCCTGTGGTCCAGTATACCCAGGATCTGACCAGTACCGGCACCCAGTTTAAGCCAATGGAGCTCCCACAACCTACAGCCCCACCCGCCCCGCCTGCTAcacccaccccacctgccccaccgGCTCCACCTCTGTCCCCCCAGGCAGGTGACACTGA CTTGGAAAGCCAGCTTGCCCAATCACGGAAGCAGGTAGCCAAAAAGAGCACGTCTTTCCGGCCAGGATCTGTGGGCTCTGGTCATTCCTCCCCTACATCCCCCGCACTCAGTGAAAATGTCCCTGGTGGGAAACCTGGGATCAACCAGACATACAG ATCACCGTTAGGCTCAACAACCGCTGCACCGGCACCCCTGGCGCCCCCGGCGCCCCCAGCACCTCCTGTACCCCCCGCTCCCTCAGcacccccagccctcccagccctcccagcCTTCCCGGCATTCCACGGCATGCTGGAGCGGGCCCCGGCAGAGCCCTCCTACCGCGCCCCCATGGAGAAGCTTTTCTATTTACCTCACGTCTGCAGCTATACTTGTCTGTCACGAGTCAGACCTATAAGGAGTGAGCAGTACCGGGGCAAGAACCCTCTGCTCGTCCCACTGCTCTATGACTTCCGGCGGATGACAGCCCGGCGCCGAGTGAACCGCAAGATGGGCTTCCATGTTATCTATAAGACACCCTGTGGCCTCTGCCTTCGGACAATGCAGGAAATCGAACGCTACCTGTTTGAGACTGGCTGTGACTTTCTCTTCCTGGAGATGTTCTGTTTGGATCCGTACGTTCTTGTGGACCGGAAGTTTCAACCCTTTAAGCCTTTTTACTATATTTTGGACATCACCTATGGGAAAGAAGACGTTCCCCTATCTTGTGTCAATGAGATTGACACAACCCCCCCGCCCCAGGTGGCCTACAGCAAGGAACGAATCCCGGGCAAGGGTGTTTTCATTAACACGGGCCCTGAATTCCTGGTTGGCTGTGACTGCAAGGACGGGTGCCGGGACAA GTCCAAGTGCGCCTGCCATCAGCTAACTATCCAGGCTACAGCCTGCACCCCTGGCGGCCAAACCAACCCCAACTCTGGCTACCAGTACAAGAGGCTGGAGGAGTGTCTGCCCACCGG AGTTTATGAGTGTAACAAACGCTGCAACTGTGACCCAAACATGTGCACAAACCGGTTGGTGCAGCACGGACTCCAGGTTCGGCTCCAGCTGTTCAAGACGCAGAACAAGGGCTGGGGTATCCGCTGCTTGGACGACATTGCCAAAGGCTCCTTTGTTTGTATTTATGCAG GCAAAATCCTGACGGACGACTTTGCAGACAAGGAGGGCCTGGAGATGGGTGACGAGTACTTTGCCAACCTGGACCACATCGAGAGCGTGGAGAACTTCAAGGAGGGCTACGAGAGCGACGCGCCCTGCTCCTCCGACAGCAGCGGCGTGGATCTGAAGGACCAGGAGGACGGCAACAGCGGCACTGAGGACCCCGAGGAGTCCAATGACGACAGCTCGGATGACAACTTCTGCAAGGACGAGGACTTCAGCACCAGCTCCGTGTGGCGTAGCTATGCCACCCGGCGGCAGACGCGCGGCCAGAAGGAGAACGGCTTGTCCGAGACAGCTTCCAAGGACTCACGCCCTCCAGACCTCGGCCCCCCACATCTGCCGGTCCCCCTCGCCATGCCTCTGGGTGGCTGCAATCCGCCCTCCTCTGAAGAGACGCCCAAGAACAAGGTGGCCTCGTGGTTGAGCTGCAATAGTGTCAGTGAGGGTGGCTTTGCTGACTCAGATAGCCGTTCATCCTACAAGACCAGCGAAGGTGGGGACGGCCGGGCTGGGGGAGGCCGAGGGGAAGCCGAGAAGGCCTCCACCTCGGGGCTGGGCCTCAAGGAGGAGGGAGACATCAAGCCGGCCAAGAAAGAG GACCCTGACGACCGACCCAAGATGTCAAT GGTTACTGAGAGCTCTCGAAATTATGGGTACAACCCGTCTCCCATGAAGATGGAAGGACTTCGCCGCCCGCCTAGTAAGACGAGTATGCACCAGAGCCGCCGGCTCGTGGCCTCAGCCCAGTCCCACCCTGAT GATGTCCTGACACTGTCGAGCAGCACAGAAAGTGAGGGGGAAAGTGGGACCAGCCGGAAGCCCACTGCTGGTCAGACTTCAGCCACGGCCGTTGACAGTGATGACATCCAGACCATCTCGTCTGGCTCTGAAGGCGACGACTTCGAGGACAAGAAGAACATGTCCG GTCCAATGAAGCGCCAGGTGGCAGTAAAATCAACCCGAGGCTTTGCTCTTAAGTCAACCCATGGGATTGCCATTAAGTCCACCAACATGGCGTCCGCGGAGAAGGGGGAGAGCGCACCCATCCGGAAGAACACCCGCCAGTTCTACGACGGCGAGGAGTCCTGCTACATCATCGACGCCAAGCTCGAAGGCAACCTGGGCCGCTACCTCAAT
- the SETDB1 gene encoding histone-lysine N-methyltransferase SETDB1 isoform X1 → MEDNSMSSLPGCLGLDAATAAVESEEIAELQQAVVEELGISMEELRQFIDEELEKMDCVQQRKKQLAELETWVIQKESEVAHVDQLFDDASRAVTNCESLVKDFYSKLGLQYRDSSSEDEASRPTEIIEIPDEDDDVLSIDSGDAGSRTPKDQKLREAMAALRKSAQDVQKFMDAVNKKSSSQELHKGTLSQIPGELSKDGDLIVSMRILGKKRTKTWHKGTLIAIQTVGPGKKYKVKFDNKGKSLLSGNHIAYDYHPPADKLYVGSRVVAKYKDGNQVWLYAGIVAETPNVKNKLRFLIFFDDGYASYVTQSELYPICRPLKKTWEDIEDISCRDFIEEYITAYPNRPMVLLKSGQLIKTEWEGTWWKSRVEEVDGSLVRILFLDDKRCEWIYRGSTRLEPMFSMKTSSASTLEKKQGGQLRTRPNMGAVRSKGPVVQYTQDLTSTGTQFKPMELPQPTAPPAPPATPTPPAPPAPPLSPQAGDTESLESQLAQSRKQVAKKSTSFRPGSVGSGHSSPTSPALSENVPGGKPGINQTYRSPLGSTTAAPAPLAPPAPPAPPVPPAPSAPPALPALPAFPAFHGMLERAPAEPSYRAPMEKLFYLPHVCSYTCLSRVRPIRSEQYRGKNPLLVPLLYDFRRMTARRRVNRKMGFHVIYKTPCGLCLRTMQEIERYLFETGCDFLFLEMFCLDPYVLVDRKFQPFKPFYYILDITYGKEDVPLSCVNEIDTTPPPQVAYSKERIPGKGVFINTGPEFLVGCDCKDGCRDKSKCACHQLTIQATACTPGGQTNPNSGYQYKRLEECLPTGVYECNKRCNCDPNMCTNRLVQHGLQVRLQLFKTQNKGWGIRCLDDIAKGSFVCIYAGKILTDDFADKEGLEMGDEYFANLDHIESVENFKEGYESDAPCSSDSSGVDLKDQEDGNSGTEDPEESNDDSSDDNFCKDEDFSTSSVWRSYATRRQTRGQKENGLSETASKDSRPPDLGPPHLPVPLAMPLGGCNPPSSEETPKNKVASWLSCNSVSEGGFADSDSRSSYKTSEGGDGRAGGGRGEAEKASTSGLGLKEEGDIKPAKKEDPDDRPKMSMVTESSRNYGYNPSPMKMEGLRRPPSKTSMHQSRRLVASAQSHPDDVLTLSSSTESEGESGTSRKPTAGQTSATAVDSDDIQTISSGSEGDDFEDKKNMSGPMKRQVAVKSTRGFALKSTHGIAIKSTNMASAEKGESAPIRKNTRQFYDGEESCYIIDAKLEGNLGRYLNHSCSPNLFVQNVFVDTHDLRFPWVAFFASKRIRAGTELTWDYNYEVGSVEGKELLCCCGAIECRGRLL, encoded by the exons ATGG AGGACAACAGCATGTCCTCCCTCCCTGGGTGCCTTGGGTTGGATGCAGCCACAGCTGCGGTGGAGTCCGAAGAGATTGCAGAGCTGCAGCAAGCAGTGGTTGAGGAGCTAGGCATCTCAATGGAAGAACTGCGGCAGTTCATCgatgaagaactggaaaagatGGACTGTGTACAGCAGCGCAAGAAGCAGCTGGCAGAGTTGGAGACGTGGGTCATACAGAAGGAATCTGAGGTGGCCCATGTTGACCAGCTCTTTGATGATGCATCCAG GGCAGTGACTAATTGTGAGTCTTTGGTGAAGGACTTTTACTCCAAACTGGGACTACAGTACCGGGACAGTAGCTCCGAGGACGAAGCTTCCCGGCCCACAGAAATAATTGAGATTcctgatgaagatgatgatgtcCTCAGTATTGATTCAG GTGATGCTGGGAGCAGAACTCCAAAAGACCAGAAG CTCCGTGAAGCGATGGCTGCCTTACGGAAGTCGGCTCAGGATGTGCAGAAGTTCATGGATGCTGTGAACAAGAAGAGCAGTTCCCAGGAGCTCCATAAAG GGACTTTGAGTCAGATACCCGGAGAACTAAGCAAAGACGGGGACCTGATAGTCAGCATGCGCATTCTGGGCAAGAAGAGAACTAAGACGTGGCACAAAGGAACCCTCATTGCCATCCAGACGGTCG gGCCAGGAAAGAAGTACAAGGTGAAATTTGACAACAAGGGAAAGAGTCTGCTGTCGGGGAACCATATTGCCTATGATTACCACCCTCCTGCTGACAAGCTGTATGTGGGCAGTCGAGTGGTGGCCAAGTACAAAGACGGGAATCAGGTCTGGCTCTATGCTGGCATTGTAGCTGAGACACCAAACGTCAAAAACAAGCTCAG gtttctcattttctttgatgATGGCTACGCTTCCTACGTCACACAGTCTGAACTGTATCCCATTTGCCGGCCAC TGAAAAAGACGTGGGAGGACATAGAAGACATCTCCTGCCGAGACTTCATAGAGGAGTACATCACCGCTTACCCCAACCGACCCATGGTGCTGCTCAAGAGTGGCCAGCTTATCAAGACTGAGTGGGAGGGCACGTGGTGGAAGTCCCGAGTGGAGGAGGTGGACGGCAGCCTGGTCAGGATCCTCTTCCTG GATGACAAAAGATGTGAATGGATCTACCGAGGCTCTACACGGCTGGAGCCCATGTTCAGCATGAAGACATCCTCGGCCTCTACCCTGGAGAAGAAGCAAGGGGGACAGCTCCGGACACGTCCCAATATGG GTGCTGTGAGGAGCAAAGGCCCTGTGGTCCAGTATACCCAGGATCTGACCAGTACCGGCACCCAGTTTAAGCCAATGGAGCTCCCACAACCTACAGCCCCACCCGCCCCGCCTGCTAcacccaccccacctgccccaccgGCTCCACCTCTGTCCCCCCAGGCAGGTGACACTGA AAGCTTGGAAAGCCAGCTTGCCCAATCACGGAAGCAGGTAGCCAAAAAGAGCACGTCTTTCCGGCCAGGATCTGTGGGCTCTGGTCATTCCTCCCCTACATCCCCCGCACTCAGTGAAAATGTCCCTGGTGGGAAACCTGGGATCAACCAGACATACAG ATCACCGTTAGGCTCAACAACCGCTGCACCGGCACCCCTGGCGCCCCCGGCGCCCCCAGCACCTCCTGTACCCCCCGCTCCCTCAGcacccccagccctcccagccctcccagcCTTCCCGGCATTCCACGGCATGCTGGAGCGGGCCCCGGCAGAGCCCTCCTACCGCGCCCCCATGGAGAAGCTTTTCTATTTACCTCACGTCTGCAGCTATACTTGTCTGTCACGAGTCAGACCTATAAGGAGTGAGCAGTACCGGGGCAAGAACCCTCTGCTCGTCCCACTGCTCTATGACTTCCGGCGGATGACAGCCCGGCGCCGAGTGAACCGCAAGATGGGCTTCCATGTTATCTATAAGACACCCTGTGGCCTCTGCCTTCGGACAATGCAGGAAATCGAACGCTACCTGTTTGAGACTGGCTGTGACTTTCTCTTCCTGGAGATGTTCTGTTTGGATCCGTACGTTCTTGTGGACCGGAAGTTTCAACCCTTTAAGCCTTTTTACTATATTTTGGACATCACCTATGGGAAAGAAGACGTTCCCCTATCTTGTGTCAATGAGATTGACACAACCCCCCCGCCCCAGGTGGCCTACAGCAAGGAACGAATCCCGGGCAAGGGTGTTTTCATTAACACGGGCCCTGAATTCCTGGTTGGCTGTGACTGCAAGGACGGGTGCCGGGACAA GTCCAAGTGCGCCTGCCATCAGCTAACTATCCAGGCTACAGCCTGCACCCCTGGCGGCCAAACCAACCCCAACTCTGGCTACCAGTACAAGAGGCTGGAGGAGTGTCTGCCCACCGG AGTTTATGAGTGTAACAAACGCTGCAACTGTGACCCAAACATGTGCACAAACCGGTTGGTGCAGCACGGACTCCAGGTTCGGCTCCAGCTGTTCAAGACGCAGAACAAGGGCTGGGGTATCCGCTGCTTGGACGACATTGCCAAAGGCTCCTTTGTTTGTATTTATGCAG GCAAAATCCTGACGGACGACTTTGCAGACAAGGAGGGCCTGGAGATGGGTGACGAGTACTTTGCCAACCTGGACCACATCGAGAGCGTGGAGAACTTCAAGGAGGGCTACGAGAGCGACGCGCCCTGCTCCTCCGACAGCAGCGGCGTGGATCTGAAGGACCAGGAGGACGGCAACAGCGGCACTGAGGACCCCGAGGAGTCCAATGACGACAGCTCGGATGACAACTTCTGCAAGGACGAGGACTTCAGCACCAGCTCCGTGTGGCGTAGCTATGCCACCCGGCGGCAGACGCGCGGCCAGAAGGAGAACGGCTTGTCCGAGACAGCTTCCAAGGACTCACGCCCTCCAGACCTCGGCCCCCCACATCTGCCGGTCCCCCTCGCCATGCCTCTGGGTGGCTGCAATCCGCCCTCCTCTGAAGAGACGCCCAAGAACAAGGTGGCCTCGTGGTTGAGCTGCAATAGTGTCAGTGAGGGTGGCTTTGCTGACTCAGATAGCCGTTCATCCTACAAGACCAGCGAAGGTGGGGACGGCCGGGCTGGGGGAGGCCGAGGGGAAGCCGAGAAGGCCTCCACCTCGGGGCTGGGCCTCAAGGAGGAGGGAGACATCAAGCCGGCCAAGAAAGAG GACCCTGACGACCGACCCAAGATGTCAAT GGTTACTGAGAGCTCTCGAAATTATGGGTACAACCCGTCTCCCATGAAGATGGAAGGACTTCGCCGCCCGCCTAGTAAGACGAGTATGCACCAGAGCCGCCGGCTCGTGGCCTCAGCCCAGTCCCACCCTGAT GATGTCCTGACACTGTCGAGCAGCACAGAAAGTGAGGGGGAAAGTGGGACCAGCCGGAAGCCCACTGCTGGTCAGACTTCAGCCACGGCCGTTGACAGTGATGACATCCAGACCATCTCGTCTGGCTCTGAAGGCGACGACTTCGAGGACAAGAAGAACATGTCCG GTCCAATGAAGCGCCAGGTGGCAGTAAAATCAACCCGAGGCTTTGCTCTTAAGTCAACCCATGGGATTGCCATTAAGTCCACCAACATGGCGTCCGCGGAGAAGGGGGAGAGCGCACCCATCCGGAAGAACACCCGCCAGTTCTACGACGGCGAGGAGTCCTGCTACATCATCGACGCCAAGCTCGAAGGCAACCTGGGCCGCTACCTCAAT
- the SETDB1 gene encoding histone-lysine N-methyltransferase SETDB1 isoform X5: MEDNSMSSLPGCLGLDAATAAVESEEIAELQQAVVEELGISMEELRQFIDEELEKMDCVQQRKKQLAELETWVIQKESEVAHVDQLFDDASRAVTNCESLVKDFYSKLGLQYRDSSSEDEASRPTEIIEIPDEDDDVLSIDSGDAGSRTPKDQKLREAMAALRKSAQDVQKFMDAVNKKSSSQELHKGTLSQIPGELSKDGDLIVSMRILGKKRTKTWHKGTLIAIQTVGPGKKYKVKFDNKGKSLLSGNHIAYDYHPPADKLYVGSRVVAKYKDGNQVWLYAGIVAETPNVKNKLRFLIFFDDGYASYVTQSELYPICRPLKKTWEDIEDISCRDFIEEYITAYPNRPMVLLKSGQLIKTEWEGTWWKSRVEEVDGSLVRILFLDDKRCEWIYRGSTRLEPMFSMKTSSASTLEKKQGGQLRTRPNMG, from the exons ATGG AGGACAACAGCATGTCCTCCCTCCCTGGGTGCCTTGGGTTGGATGCAGCCACAGCTGCGGTGGAGTCCGAAGAGATTGCAGAGCTGCAGCAAGCAGTGGTTGAGGAGCTAGGCATCTCAATGGAAGAACTGCGGCAGTTCATCgatgaagaactggaaaagatGGACTGTGTACAGCAGCGCAAGAAGCAGCTGGCAGAGTTGGAGACGTGGGTCATACAGAAGGAATCTGAGGTGGCCCATGTTGACCAGCTCTTTGATGATGCATCCAG GGCAGTGACTAATTGTGAGTCTTTGGTGAAGGACTTTTACTCCAAACTGGGACTACAGTACCGGGACAGTAGCTCCGAGGACGAAGCTTCCCGGCCCACAGAAATAATTGAGATTcctgatgaagatgatgatgtcCTCAGTATTGATTCAG GTGATGCTGGGAGCAGAACTCCAAAAGACCAGAAG CTCCGTGAAGCGATGGCTGCCTTACGGAAGTCGGCTCAGGATGTGCAGAAGTTCATGGATGCTGTGAACAAGAAGAGCAGTTCCCAGGAGCTCCATAAAG GGACTTTGAGTCAGATACCCGGAGAACTAAGCAAAGACGGGGACCTGATAGTCAGCATGCGCATTCTGGGCAAGAAGAGAACTAAGACGTGGCACAAAGGAACCCTCATTGCCATCCAGACGGTCG gGCCAGGAAAGAAGTACAAGGTGAAATTTGACAACAAGGGAAAGAGTCTGCTGTCGGGGAACCATATTGCCTATGATTACCACCCTCCTGCTGACAAGCTGTATGTGGGCAGTCGAGTGGTGGCCAAGTACAAAGACGGGAATCAGGTCTGGCTCTATGCTGGCATTGTAGCTGAGACACCAAACGTCAAAAACAAGCTCAG gtttctcattttctttgatgATGGCTACGCTTCCTACGTCACACAGTCTGAACTGTATCCCATTTGCCGGCCAC TGAAAAAGACGTGGGAGGACATAGAAGACATCTCCTGCCGAGACTTCATAGAGGAGTACATCACCGCTTACCCCAACCGACCCATGGTGCTGCTCAAGAGTGGCCAGCTTATCAAGACTGAGTGGGAGGGCACGTGGTGGAAGTCCCGAGTGGAGGAGGTGGACGGCAGCCTGGTCAGGATCCTCTTCCTG GATGACAAAAGATGTGAATGGATCTACCGAGGCTCTACACGGCTGGAGCCCATGTTCAGCATGAAGACATCCTCGGCCTCTACCCTGGAGAAGAAGCAAGGGGGACAGCTCCGGACACGTCCCAATATGG GATGA